The Paraburkholderia sp. ZP32-5 genome includes a window with the following:
- a CDS encoding polysaccharide biosynthesis/export family protein — protein MSSLGFRTGSLVVFASAALLSGCGSVPGQRMIVPASIQDTGGEFSTEAAQQKQIQITDINLALVKKLKADQDGMALPQDISALFGKPAPYRVGPGDVLQIVVWDHPELAAALGQPTQTSRPSDAIPGFLIDDSGNVQFPYAGNLHVAGQDVGTIQRELLRRLSKVYQKPEVTVRVASFRNAQVMIDGEVRTPGSQSVTDVPMSLTNAIGLSGGFTTTADRSRVDLIRNSQTYALNFDELIKHGHNPADIYLQPGDLVRVPAREDSGVYVMGEVNKPATVLPLRNGSLTLSQAISDGGSFDSNTAAAQQLFVIRGSTSDSPQIYHLDATSPVAMLLANQFELQPKDIVYVGQGGLVRFNRVLNLLLPAINAAVTGVVVSK, from the coding sequence ATGAGCTCGCTTGGTTTTCGCACGGGAAGTCTCGTGGTTTTCGCTAGTGCGGCGCTGCTCTCCGGATGCGGAAGCGTGCCGGGACAACGAATGATCGTGCCGGCTTCGATTCAGGACACGGGTGGGGAATTCAGTACCGAAGCTGCGCAGCAGAAGCAGATTCAGATCACCGACATCAACCTCGCGCTGGTCAAGAAGCTGAAGGCCGACCAGGATGGCATGGCGCTGCCGCAGGACATCTCGGCGCTGTTCGGCAAGCCGGCCCCGTATCGGGTCGGCCCCGGCGACGTGCTGCAGATTGTCGTGTGGGATCACCCGGAACTCGCCGCCGCGCTCGGGCAGCCGACGCAGACCTCGCGTCCGTCGGATGCGATCCCGGGCTTCCTGATCGACGACAGCGGCAACGTGCAGTTTCCGTATGCCGGCAATCTGCACGTCGCGGGCCAGGACGTCGGCACGATTCAGCGCGAACTGCTGCGGCGTCTGAGCAAGGTCTATCAGAAGCCCGAAGTGACGGTGCGGGTCGCGTCGTTCCGCAACGCGCAGGTGATGATCGACGGCGAAGTGCGCACGCCCGGCAGCCAGTCGGTGACCGACGTGCCGATGTCGCTCACCAATGCGATCGGCCTGAGCGGCGGCTTCACGACGACCGCGGACCGCAGCCGCGTCGATCTGATCCGCAACAGCCAGACGTATGCGCTGAACTTTGACGAGCTGATCAAGCACGGCCACAATCCGGCGGATATCTATCTGCAGCCGGGCGATCTGGTGCGGGTGCCGGCGCGCGAGGACAGCGGCGTCTACGTGATGGGCGAAGTCAACAAGCCGGCCACGGTGCTGCCGTTGCGTAACGGCTCGTTGACGCTGTCGCAGGCGATCTCCGATGGCGGCAGCTTCGACTCGAACACGGCCGCGGCGCAGCAGCTGTTCGTGATCCGCGGCTCGACCAGCGACTCGCCGCAGATCTATCACCTCGACGCGACGTCGCCGGTGGCGATGCTGCTCGCGAACCAGTTCGAGCTGCAGCCGAAGGACATCGTGTACGTCGGCCAGGGTGGTCTGGTCCGCTTCAACCGTGTGTTGAACCTGCTGTTGCCGGCGATCAACGCGGCTGTGACGGGAGTCGTCGTTTCGAAGTGA
- a CDS encoding polysaccharide biosynthesis tyrosine autokinase codes for MAINYDDRYERRYDNRFDNGYVDVSRAGGLRVADYLRAIVRGRRTIIAITLIALALGGAYAFLAPPVYRADVLFHVEDKTANASRAVGGALPAADGSDSKPSTAAQIELLKSRLVVEEAVRTLHLDITATPRYLPVIGARLASLANGHWGFRLPSFLKVRGFAWGDESIAVSRFDTAKQLYDAKFTLVAGANNTFMLRDPNGNAILSGRVGETVQTDTADGPIALHVDRLVGAPGSRFTLARASTLGTVDHLQNTVVVEETAPQSGVIRVSLEGGDAGLVAAVVNNMAQQFVRQDIASQSTETQHTLAFLEQQLPGLRQQLDDAEQRYSKFRNEHGTVDIGEENRLMLQQAADNKARLLDLQQQRMVLLQRFTASYPSVAALDAQIAALQNAQATSKRSVTVAPDIEQTAQRLKQDLQVKTEQYNNLMNNVQQLRVTQAGQVGGVRLVDLAEPPDDPVRPRRMLAVLIAFGGGLGLGIVLVLLKRALCGGVERPDDLEAILGVPVFAAVPRSQTQLRLQNSVEHRRRGQHVLAHQAPGDLAVEGVRNLRTSLQLSLDHATNNVVMITGSRPDAGKSFLSVNLSALVASAQKRVLIIDGDMRRGDVHSHFGISHQPGLSDVLNGGDPYAMIQRDVLPGLDVLAKGSLPTHPAELLMSKRFEMLLDELKPRYDLVIVDTPPVLAVTDSTLIGRYAGTTLLVVRHGRQPLHEIVETAKRLRNGGVAMRGVLLTDVPQEAAFLGSGYQGGYYGYDSIAG; via the coding sequence ATGGCGATTAACTATGACGACCGCTACGAAAGGCGCTATGACAACCGCTTTGACAACGGTTACGTGGATGTGTCGAGAGCGGGAGGGTTGCGTGTCGCGGACTATCTGCGCGCGATCGTGCGCGGCCGGCGCACGATCATCGCGATCACGTTGATCGCGCTTGCGCTCGGTGGCGCGTACGCGTTTCTCGCGCCGCCCGTGTATCGCGCGGATGTGCTGTTTCACGTCGAGGACAAGACGGCCAATGCGAGCAGGGCCGTCGGCGGCGCGTTGCCGGCCGCCGACGGGTCCGATTCGAAGCCGTCGACGGCCGCGCAGATCGAATTGCTGAAATCGCGGCTCGTCGTCGAGGAAGCGGTGCGCACGCTGCACCTCGACATCACGGCGACGCCGCGTTATCTGCCGGTCATCGGCGCGAGGCTCGCCAGTCTCGCGAACGGGCATTGGGGATTCAGGCTGCCGTCGTTCCTCAAGGTGCGGGGCTTCGCGTGGGGTGACGAGAGTATCGCGGTGTCGCGTTTCGATACCGCGAAGCAACTGTACGACGCAAAGTTCACGCTGGTGGCGGGCGCCAACAACACCTTCATGCTGCGCGATCCGAACGGCAACGCGATCCTGTCGGGCCGGGTCGGCGAGACGGTGCAAACCGATACCGCCGATGGCCCGATCGCGTTGCACGTCGACCGGCTGGTCGGCGCGCCCGGTTCGCGTTTCACGCTCGCGCGCGCGTCGACGCTCGGCACGGTCGATCATCTGCAGAACACGGTGGTCGTAGAGGAGACCGCGCCGCAATCCGGTGTGATCCGCGTGAGTCTCGAAGGCGGCGATGCCGGGTTGGTCGCGGCGGTCGTCAACAACATGGCGCAGCAGTTCGTGCGTCAGGACATCGCGAGCCAGTCGACCGAAACGCAGCACACGCTCGCGTTCCTCGAACAGCAACTGCCCGGTCTGCGCCAGCAACTCGACGACGCGGAGCAGCGCTACAGCAAGTTCCGTAACGAACACGGCACCGTCGACATCGGCGAGGAAAACCGGCTGATGCTGCAGCAGGCCGCCGACAACAAGGCGCGGCTGCTCGATCTGCAACAGCAACGCATGGTGCTGTTGCAGCGCTTCACCGCGAGCTATCCGTCGGTCGCCGCGCTCGATGCGCAGATCGCCGCGTTGCAAAACGCGCAGGCCACCTCGAAGCGCAGCGTGACGGTCGCGCCCGACATCGAGCAGACCGCGCAGCGGCTCAAGCAGGATCTGCAGGTCAAGACCGAGCAGTACAACAATCTGATGAATAACGTGCAGCAACTGCGCGTGACGCAGGCGGGGCAGGTGGGCGGCGTGCGGCTCGTCGACCTCGCCGAGCCGCCGGACGATCCGGTGCGGCCGCGGCGGATGCTCGCGGTCCTGATCGCGTTTGGCGGTGGTCTCGGGCTCGGCATCGTGCTGGTGTTGCTCAAGCGCGCGCTGTGCGGCGGCGTCGAGCGGCCCGACGACCTCGAAGCAATCCTCGGTGTGCCGGTGTTCGCGGCGGTGCCGCGCAGCCAGACGCAGTTGCGTCTGCAGAATAGCGTCGAGCATCGGCGGCGCGGGCAGCACGTGCTCGCGCATCAGGCGCCCGGCGATCTCGCGGTGGAGGGCGTGCGCAACCTGCGCACGTCGCTGCAGCTATCGCTCGATCATGCGACCAACAACGTCGTGATGATCACCGGCTCGCGGCCCGATGCCGGCAAGTCGTTTCTGTCGGTGAATCTGTCGGCGCTGGTCGCATCGGCGCAAAAACGGGTGCTGATCATCGACGGCGACATGCGACGCGGGGACGTGCATTCGCATTTCGGTATCTCCCATCAACCGGGTTTGTCTGATGTTTTGAATGGCGGCGATCCGTACGCGATGATCCAGCGCGACGTGCTGCCCGGTCTGGACGTGCTGGCCAAGGGTTCGCTGCCCACGCATCCGGCCGAGCTGCTGATGAGCAAACGCTTCGAAATGTTGCTTGACGAACTGAAGCCGCGGTACGACCTGGTTATTGTCGATACACCGCCGGTGTTGGCGGTGACCGACTCGACGCTGATCGGCAGATACGCAGGCACCACGCTGCTGGTGGTGCGGCACGGCCGCCAACCGCTGCATGAGATCGTCGAGACGGCGAAACGCTTGCGCAATGGTGGCGTGGCAATGCGCGGCGTACTGCTGACCGATGTGCCGCAAGAAGCTGCGTTTCTGGGTTCCGGATATCAGGGCGGCTATTACGGCTACGACAGCATTGCCGGTTGA
- the gmd gene encoding GDP-mannose 4,6-dehydratase: MKRKVALITGITGQDGSYLAELLLAKDYIVHGIKRRVSLFNTDRIDHLYRDPHEPEQRLFLHHADLTDSTSLLRVIQRVEPDEIYNLAAQSHVAVSFEEPEYTANADGLGTLRLLEAIRILDMQQKTRFYQASTSELYGLVQQVPQSESTPFYPRSPYAVAKLFAYWTTVNYREAYGFFACNGILFNHESPVRGETFVTRKITRAIARIAVGTQKMLYLGNLSALRDWGHARDYVEMQWMMLQQDQPEDFVIATGEQYSVRQFVQDAAAELGITVRFEGTGVDEVGIVEKVEGREIRVSPGDVIVRVDPRYFRPAEVETLLGDPSKAHARLGWKPTTTFDQLVKEMVRSDYQIARRDALVTLAGFTALEHHE, encoded by the coding sequence ATGAAACGCAAGGTTGCGCTGATCACCGGGATTACTGGACAGGACGGCTCATACCTGGCTGAGTTGCTGCTCGCCAAGGACTACATCGTACATGGCATCAAACGCAGGGTGTCGCTGTTCAATACGGATCGGATCGATCACCTGTACCGCGATCCGCACGAACCGGAACAACGGCTCTTTCTGCACCACGCCGATCTGACCGACTCGACCAGTCTGCTGCGCGTGATCCAGCGCGTCGAGCCGGACGAAATCTATAACCTCGCGGCGCAGAGCCATGTGGCGGTGTCGTTCGAGGAGCCGGAATACACGGCTAATGCCGACGGTCTCGGCACCTTGCGTCTGCTCGAAGCGATCCGGATTCTCGACATGCAGCAGAAGACGCGCTTTTACCAGGCGTCCACGTCGGAACTCTACGGGCTCGTGCAGCAGGTGCCGCAAAGCGAGAGCACGCCGTTCTATCCGCGCAGCCCGTATGCGGTCGCGAAGCTGTTCGCTTACTGGACCACGGTCAACTATCGCGAGGCCTATGGGTTCTTCGCGTGCAACGGGATTCTGTTCAATCACGAATCGCCGGTGCGCGGCGAGACCTTCGTCACGCGCAAGATTACGCGCGCGATCGCGCGCATCGCGGTGGGTACGCAGAAGATGCTGTATCTCGGCAATCTGTCGGCATTGCGCGACTGGGGCCACGCTCGCGATTACGTGGAAATGCAATGGATGATGCTGCAACAGGATCAGCCCGAAGACTTCGTGATCGCGACCGGCGAGCAATACAGCGTGCGTCAGTTCGTGCAGGATGCGGCTGCCGAGCTGGGCATCACGGTGCGCTTCGAGGGCACCGGCGTGGATGAAGTCGGCATCGTCGAAAAGGTCGAGGGGCGGGAGATCAGGGTGTCGCCCGGCGATGTGATCGTGCGGGTCGATCCGCGCTATTTCCGTCCGGCGGAAGTCGAAACGCTGCTCGGCGATCCGTCGAAGGCGCACGCGCGGCTGGGCTGGAAACCGACGACGACGTTCGATCAGCTGGTCAAGGAAATGGTGCGTTCGGACTATCAGATTGCACGTCGCGATGCGCTTGTTACGTTGGCGGGGTTTACTGCGCTGGAGCATCACGAGTAA
- a CDS encoding undecaprenyl-phosphate glucose phosphotransferase translates to MRKFQDLLARIFDVLLVLLGATVASQIRFDYLGQSGFYWVLVMFSAAFALAIFPAFGVYESWRGRSKLALAGQVSLAWLIVQACALVLMYSLHRSDFVSRLWFSYWTAVTGGMLIAYRLITHAVLARARGAGMNLHQVAIVGSGSQCDAIIRRIEATPTAGFRATAVYNTKSELSGVADPRVPVFDSVDAFAEYIRTNDVHELWLMLSLSEEPLICSLIGEFRDDLVNIRFMPDVRSHALFEGSGVVDLLGVPAINLVASPLSANAMLKKEIFDRLFAATALCALAPLLLAISIAVKLSSRGPVLFKQKRKGADGRVFTIYKFRSMRVHTEAKGTLSQATRNDKRVTKVGAFLRRTSLDELPQFFNVLRGDMSVVGPRPHALEHDDLYQKVVAGYINRYRIKPGITGWAQINGFRGETDRIEKMERRVEHDLYYLGHWSFALDMRIIGATIVAGLVHRNAY, encoded by the coding sequence ATGCGCAAGTTTCAGGATCTGCTCGCGCGGATTTTCGATGTGCTACTGGTGCTGCTAGGCGCGACTGTCGCGTCGCAGATCCGCTTCGACTATCTGGGCCAGTCCGGTTTTTACTGGGTGCTGGTGATGTTTTCGGCCGCGTTCGCGCTGGCCATCTTTCCCGCGTTCGGCGTGTACGAATCGTGGCGCGGCCGCTCGAAACTCGCGCTCGCCGGGCAGGTGTCGCTCGCATGGCTGATCGTGCAGGCCTGCGCGCTGGTGCTGATGTACTCGCTGCATCGCAGTGATTTCGTGTCGCGCCTGTGGTTCTCGTACTGGACCGCGGTGACGGGCGGCATGTTGATCGCGTACCGGCTGATTACCCATGCGGTGCTCGCTCGCGCGCGCGGTGCCGGCATGAACCTGCATCAGGTCGCGATCGTCGGCAGCGGCTCGCAGTGCGACGCGATCATTCGCCGTATCGAAGCGACGCCGACCGCCGGCTTTCGCGCGACTGCCGTGTACAACACGAAGTCCGAGCTGTCCGGCGTCGCGGATCCGCGCGTGCCGGTGTTCGACAGTGTCGACGCATTCGCCGAATACATCCGCACTAATGATGTGCACGAGCTGTGGCTGATGCTGTCGCTGTCGGAAGAGCCGCTGATCTGCTCGCTGATCGGCGAGTTCCGCGACGATCTCGTCAACATCCGCTTCATGCCGGACGTACGCAGCCATGCGCTCTTCGAAGGCAGCGGCGTGGTCGATCTGCTCGGCGTGCCGGCGATCAATCTGGTGGCGTCGCCGCTGTCGGCGAATGCGATGCTGAAAAAGGAAATCTTCGATCGCCTGTTTGCGGCAACCGCGCTGTGTGCACTCGCGCCGCTGCTGCTCGCGATCTCGATTGCGGTGAAGCTTTCTTCGCGCGGTCCGGTGCTGTTCAAACAGAAGCGCAAGGGCGCGGACGGTCGTGTGTTCACGATCTACAAGTTCCGCTCGATGCGCGTGCATACCGAAGCGAAGGGCACGTTGAGCCAGGCGACGCGCAACGACAAGCGCGTGACGAAAGTCGGCGCGTTCCTGCGTCGCACGAGTCTCGACGAGCTGCCGCAATTCTTCAACGTGTTGCGTGGCGACATGTCGGTCGTAGGACCGCGTCCCCATGCGCTCGAGCACGACGACCTCTATCAGAAAGTGGTCGCGGGCTATATCAATCGCTACCGGATCAAGCCGGGTATTACGGGTTGGGCGCAAATCAACGGCTTTCGTGGCGAGACCGACCGCATCGAGAAGATGGAGCGGCGCGTCGAACATGATCTGTATTACCTGGGTCACTGGTCGTTCGCACTCGACATGCGGATCATCGGCGCGACGATTGTCGCCGGACTGGTACATCGAAACGCTTACTAA